One region of Flavobacterium pisciphilum genomic DNA includes:
- the rnhA gene encoding ribonuclease HI: MEHEVHIYTDGAAKGNPGNGGYGVVMELVGTPHKKEYYEGFRLTTNNRMELLAVIVGLEKLKKPNMKVLVISDSKYVVDSVLKKWVFGWEKKKFVGRKNPDLWKRFLIVYRKHQVDFKWIKGHNNHPQNERCDELAVMASMQKQLSIDAYYENVGSKEA, encoded by the coding sequence ATGGAACACGAAGTACATATATATACAGATGGTGCGGCTAAGGGAAATCCTGGCAATGGAGGATATGGTGTGGTTATGGAATTGGTAGGAACACCACACAAGAAGGAATATTATGAAGGATTCCGTTTAACAACAAATAATAGAATGGAGCTTTTGGCAGTAATAGTAGGTTTAGAAAAACTTAAAAAGCCAAACATGAAAGTTCTTGTTATTTCGGATTCGAAATATGTAGTAGATTCCGTTTTAAAAAAATGGGTTTTTGGTTGGGAGAAGAAAAAATTTGTTGGTAGAAAAAACCCCGATTTATGGAAACGTTTTCTAATTGTTTATAGAAAACATCAGGTAGATTTTAAATGGATAAAAGGACACAATAATCACCCTCAAAACGAACGTTGTGATGAATTAGCTGTTATGGCTTCAATGCAAAAACAACTGTCTATAGATGCTTACTACGAGAATGTAGGTTCTAAAGAAGCATAA
- a CDS encoding RNA polymerase sigma factor: MDKVNDQHYINQILLGETNMFAVLVDRYKDMIFTLAIKMVKNREIAEEVSQDTFIKIFNSLSKFKGDSKFSTWIYKIAYNTCLDYLKKSKKEEHNVVIDELKGHVVQTTVNALSILEDQERKRDIQHCLNLLPSEESFLLTLFYFEDQNLNEIGKIMDISANNVKIKLFRSRKKLAVILKEQLEPEILDYYERER; this comes from the coding sequence ATGGATAAAGTAAATGATCAGCATTATATCAATCAAATTCTTTTAGGAGAAACCAATATGTTTGCCGTATTGGTTGATCGTTATAAAGATATGATTTTTACTTTGGCTATAAAGATGGTGAAAAATAGAGAAATTGCAGAAGAAGTTTCTCAGGATACTTTTATTAAGATCTTTAATTCTCTAAGTAAGTTTAAAGGAGATTCTAAGTTTTCGACTTGGATTTATAAAATTGCATATAATACATGTTTAGATTATTTAAAGAAGAGTAAAAAAGAAGAGCATAATGTAGTCATCGATGAACTTAAAGGACATGTAGTTCAAACGACGGTTAATGCTTTAAGTATTTTAGAAGATCAGGAAAGAAAGCGAGATATTCAGCATTGTTTAAATTTGTTGCCAAGTGAAGAGAGCTTCTTGTTGACACTTTTCTATTTTGAAGATCAAAATTTAAATGAAATTGGTAAGATCATGGATATTAGTGCTAATAATGTCAAGATAAAGTTATTCCGGAGCAGAAAAAAATTAGCCGTTATTTTAAAAGAACAATTAGAACCTGAAATATTAGATTATTATGAAAGAGAGCGATGA
- the fabF gene encoding beta-ketoacyl-ACP synthase II — translation MVLRRVVVTGLGALTPIGNNIQEYWNALINGVSGAAPITYYDTEKHKTKFACEVKNFNIEDFMDRKESRRLDKFAQYAVAASDEAIKDAGLTDDNIDKQRVGVIWGAGIGGLETFQEEVLYYGKGDGTPKFNPFFIPKMIADIAPAHISMRNGYMGPNYTTVSACASSANALIDAFNYIRLGMCDVIISGGSEAAITIAGMGGFNSMHALSTRNESPETASRPFDATRDGFVLGEGAGALVLEDYEHAKARGAKIYCEIGGGGMSSDAYHLTAPHPEGIGVIAVMKNTLRDAGMKPEDIDHINTHGTSTPLGDVAELKAISAVFGDHAKNININSTKSMTGHLLGAAGAIEAIASILAMKHSLVPPTINHTVADEKIDPSLNLTLNKPQQREVNVAMSNTFGFGGHNACVLFKKLVD, via the coding sequence ATGGTATTAAGGCGAGTTGTTGTAACAGGATTAGGCGCACTTACCCCTATTGGGAATAACATTCAGGAATATTGGAATGCGCTTATTAATGGAGTTAGCGGTGCTGCCCCAATAACGTATTACGATACAGAGAAACATAAAACGAAATTTGCCTGTGAAGTAAAAAACTTCAACATTGAAGATTTTATGGATCGTAAAGAATCTCGTAGACTAGATAAATTTGCACAATACGCTGTTGCTGCAAGTGACGAAGCTATTAAAGATGCTGGTCTTACAGATGACAATATCGACAAACAAAGAGTTGGTGTTATTTGGGGAGCTGGAATTGGTGGTTTAGAAACTTTTCAAGAAGAAGTTCTTTACTATGGTAAAGGAGACGGAACACCAAAATTCAACCCATTTTTCATCCCAAAAATGATTGCTGATATTGCACCTGCACACATTTCTATGAGAAATGGTTATATGGGACCAAATTACACAACTGTTTCAGCTTGTGCTTCTTCTGCTAATGCACTTATTGATGCTTTCAACTACATTCGTTTAGGAATGTGTGATGTTATCATCTCTGGTGGATCTGAAGCAGCTATTACAATTGCTGGAATGGGAGGTTTTAACTCTATGCATGCTTTATCAACTAGAAACGAAAGCCCTGAGACTGCTTCAAGACCTTTTGATGCTACTCGTGATGGTTTTGTTTTAGGTGAAGGAGCTGGTGCATTAGTACTTGAAGATTACGAACATGCAAAAGCACGTGGAGCAAAAATATATTGCGAAATTGGCGGAGGCGGAATGTCATCTGATGCTTACCACTTAACAGCACCACATCCAGAAGGAATTGGAGTTATTGCTGTAATGAAAAACACATTACGTGATGCTGGTATGAAACCTGAAGATATTGATCACATTAATACGCATGGTACATCTACTCCACTTGGAGACGTTGCCGAATTAAAAGCGATTAGTGCAGTTTTTGGAGATCATGCTAAAAACATCAACATCAACTCTACTAAATCTATGACAGGACACTTACTTGGTGCTGCTGGTGCTATCGAAGCAATTGCTTCTATCCTAGCTATGAAACATAGTCTTGTTCCTCCAACAATCAATCATACGGTTGCTGATGAGAAAATAGATCCTTCATTAAATTTAACACTAAACAAACCTCAACAAAGAGAAGTTAATGTTGCTATGAGTAACACTTTCGGTTTTGGAGGTCACAATGCTTGTGTTTTGTTTAAAAAATTAGTTGACTAA
- a CDS encoding acyl carrier protein — translation MSDIASRVKAIIVDKLGVDENEVVTEASFTNDLGADSLDTVELIMEFEKEFDIQIPDDQAENIATVGQAISYIEEAKK, via the coding sequence ATGTCAGACATTGCATCAAGAGTAAAAGCGATTATCGTAGACAAATTAGGTGTTGACGAAAACGAAGTTGTAACAGAAGCAAGCTTCACTAATGATTTAGGAGCTGACTCATTAGACACTGTTGAGCTTATTATGGAATTCGAAAAAGAATTTGATATTCAAATTCCAGACGATCAAGCAGAAAACATTGCTACTGTTGGTCAAGCTATTTCTTACATCGAAGAAGCTAAAAAATAA
- a CDS encoding IPExxxVDY family protein, whose protein sequence is MAIHKLELGEFDEIDYNLIAIHTSMEDYRLAYFINQNFPVLLSKSKNEIQINVKEGETHFSRFDYYDEEKELYWDLIQNKNEVIQNSPNDNQDLFSDTSMEVATKVYLLPEFKKVDYFLKIEKSEEAFDILKIQQILNAIDTISTVYIVDTNKIKSKNNLIF, encoded by the coding sequence ATGGCTATTCATAAATTAGAATTAGGCGAATTTGATGAAATTGATTATAATTTGATTGCCATACATACTTCAATGGAAGATTATAGATTGGCTTATTTTATCAATCAAAACTTCCCAGTTCTTTTAAGTAAAAGTAAAAATGAAATTCAAATTAATGTGAAAGAAGGTGAGACTCATTTTTCACGATTTGATTATTATGATGAAGAAAAAGAACTTTATTGGGATTTGATTCAGAATAAAAACGAAGTCATTCAAAATTCACCAAATGACAATCAAGATTTATTTTCAGATACTTCAATGGAAGTAGCCACAAAAGTATATTTACTACCTGAGTTCAAAAAGGTTGATTATTTTTTAAAAATTGAAAAGAGTGAGGAAGCTTTCGATATATTAAAAATACAACAAATATTAAATGCCATTGACACTATCTCAACGGTTTATATAGTTGATACAAATAAAATAAAATCAAAAAACAATTTAATTTTTTAA
- the rnc gene encoding ribonuclease III yields the protein MSIFKKIFSKSRSQEDGIFFDSIQKILGFPPISIQFYKKAFTHRSSNRLDENGNPINYERLEFLGDAMLSAVIAAHLFNKAPSGDEGYLTKMRSKIVSREHLNDLGKDLNLVQFIESKVPLQHFGENIHGNIFESLIGAIYLDRGYSYCEKFIQNSVISPYVDITRLEGKVISYKSLVIEWCQKEKKIFHYDIFEDNGIGGERLFGVKLSIDDKVVARARATSKKKAEEKASQRAYFAFQEKMDKK from the coding sequence ATGAGTATTTTCAAAAAAATATTTTCAAAATCCCGTTCTCAAGAAGACGGGATTTTTTTTGATTCTATTCAAAAAATACTTGGATTCCCGCCAATTTCAATTCAATTTTACAAGAAAGCCTTTACACATCGCTCTTCTAATCGACTGGATGAAAACGGAAATCCTATTAACTACGAACGTCTAGAATTTCTAGGTGATGCGATGTTAAGTGCTGTAATTGCTGCACATTTATTCAATAAAGCCCCTTCTGGTGACGAGGGTTACTTAACCAAAATGCGTTCTAAAATCGTAAGTAGAGAACACTTAAACGACCTTGGAAAGGATTTAAATCTGGTTCAGTTTATAGAAAGCAAAGTGCCACTTCAACATTTTGGAGAAAACATTCATGGTAACATCTTCGAATCACTTATCGGAGCCATTTACTTAGACAGAGGTTACTCTTATTGTGAAAAATTTATTCAAAATAGCGTAATTAGCCCGTATGTAGATATTACCCGTCTAGAGGGTAAAGTAATAAGCTACAAAAGCTTAGTGATTGAATGGTGCCAGAAAGAAAAAAAGATATTTCATTACGATATTTTTGAGGATAATGGTATTGGCGGCGAACGTTTATTTGGTGTCAAATTAAGCATCGATGATAAAGTAGTCGCAAGAGCACGAGCAACTTCCAAAAAGAAAGCTGAAGAAAAGGCATCTCAACGTGCGTATTTTGCTTTTCAAGAAAAAATGGACAAGAAATAA
- a CDS encoding PfkB family carbohydrate kinase — protein sequence MNKLLIVGTVAFDAIETPFGKTDKILGGAATYIGLSASFFNLQSAIVSVVGDDFPQEHLDLLTSRNIDISGLEIVKGGKTFFWSGRYHNDLNSRDTLATELNVLADFQPKVPQNFKDSDVVMLGNLHPLVQSSVLDQMESKPKLVVLDTMNFWMDCALPELLDVIKRVDVITINDEEARQLSGEYSLVKAAAKIHTLGPKYVVIKKGEHGALLFHDKEVFFAPALPLEDVFDPTGAGDTFAGGFAGFITQSENISYGNMKNAVIYGSNLASFCVEKFGTERMVALDKNEVVSRLKQFKSLTQFDIEL from the coding sequence ATGAATAAATTACTGATTGTCGGAACAGTTGCTTTCGATGCTATTGAAACTCCTTTTGGGAAAACAGATAAAATATTAGGTGGTGCAGCGACATATATTGGTTTGTCGGCATCGTTTTTTAACCTACAATCGGCTATTGTTTCTGTAGTTGGAGATGATTTTCCACAAGAACATTTAGATTTGTTAACGTCAAGAAATATTGATATTTCAGGACTAGAAATTGTAAAAGGAGGGAAAACTTTCTTTTGGAGTGGACGTTACCATAACGACTTAAATTCAAGAGATACGTTAGCAACAGAGCTTAATGTATTGGCAGATTTTCAACCTAAAGTCCCACAAAACTTTAAAGATTCAGATGTTGTAATGTTAGGAAACTTACATCCTTTGGTACAAAGCAGTGTTTTGGATCAAATGGAATCAAAACCAAAATTAGTGGTTTTAGATACAATGAACTTTTGGATGGATTGTGCTTTACCAGAATTACTAGACGTTATAAAACGTGTTGATGTAATTACAATCAATGATGAAGAGGCAAGACAACTTTCGGGAGAATATTCATTAGTTAAAGCAGCAGCAAAGATTCATACTCTTGGACCTAAATATGTGGTAATCAAGAAAGGGGAACACGGAGCGTTGTTATTCCATGATAAAGAAGTGTTTTTTGCACCAGCATTGCCTTTAGAAGATGTCTTTGATCCAACAGGAGCAGGAGATACATTTGCAGGAGGATTTGCAGGGTTTATTACACAGAGTGAAAACATCTCGTATGGGAATATGAAGAATGCTGTGATTTATGGATCGAATTTAGCTTCTTTCTGTGTAGAGAAATTTGGAACAGAAAGAATGGTAGCATTGGATAAAAATGAAGTAGTGTCTAGATTGAAACAATTTAAATCGCTAACTCAGTTTGACATAGAACTATAA
- a CDS encoding GntR family transcriptional regulator, with product MNIISIQNNLGIPKYKQIIASIESSINKKNLKKGDRLPSVNKVCLAFNLSRDTVLQAYDELKKRGIIYAIPGKGYYIKSVEITIKERVFLLFDELNNFKEDIYISFLRNIGEEVQVDIFFYYFNTKVFKKLINDNNGAYTKYVIMPTDLADAASCINTLPVNEVYILDQTSEALKTYPSVCQNFPKDIYDALVKGKPKLDKYNKLIMIFPGFREPLGMKVGFLNFCNDFSFENEVITEFREREVKVGEVYIIPNDRDLVRVIEKSKRQDLKLGVDFGIISYNETPLKKVVENGITTISTNFEEMGKIMAKMVLSGKKQNIENKSSLIMRNSL from the coding sequence ATGAATATAATTTCTATCCAAAATAATCTAGGTATCCCAAAATACAAACAAATTATTGCTTCAATCGAGAGTAGCATCAATAAGAAAAACCTAAAGAAAGGGGACAGATTGCCATCGGTTAATAAAGTATGTTTGGCTTTTAATTTATCGAGAGATACCGTTTTGCAAGCATACGATGAATTAAAAAAAAGAGGTATTATTTATGCCATACCAGGAAAGGGATATTACATTAAAAGTGTTGAAATCACAATAAAAGAGAGGGTTTTTCTGCTTTTTGATGAGCTCAATAATTTTAAAGAAGATATTTATATTTCCTTTCTAAGAAATATAGGAGAAGAGGTACAGGTTGATATCTTTTTTTATTATTTTAATACAAAGGTCTTTAAGAAATTGATAAATGACAATAATGGAGCATACACCAAATATGTAATCATGCCAACTGATTTGGCCGATGCCGCTTCATGTATAAATACCCTACCAGTAAATGAAGTTTATATTTTGGATCAGACTAGTGAAGCTTTAAAAACATATCCATCAGTCTGCCAGAATTTTCCAAAAGATATTTATGATGCGTTAGTAAAAGGAAAGCCTAAGCTAGATAAATACAATAAGCTTATTATGATTTTTCCAGGATTTAGAGAGCCTTTAGGAATGAAAGTGGGGTTTTTGAATTTTTGTAATGATTTTTCTTTTGAGAATGAAGTGATTACTGAGTTTAGAGAGCGAGAAGTAAAAGTTGGAGAAGTGTATATAATTCCAAATGATAGAGATTTGGTTCGGGTTATCGAAAAATCCAAGCGCCAAGATTTAAAGCTGGGGGTCGATTTTGGAATTATTTCATATAATGAAACACCATTAAAAAAAGTGGTAGAAAATGGAATAACAACTATTTCAACAAACTTTGAAGAAATGGGAAAAATTATGGCAAAGATGGTTTTGTCAGGAAAGAAACAAAATATTGAAAACAAGTCTTCTTTAATTATGCGGAATTCGTTGTAA
- a CDS encoding OsmC family protein encodes MGFKHLFKAEVKWASNTSDKRHNSKNHEIVIEGKPILSVSAAKAFKGDPELYNPEDMLLSSLVSCHMMSYFYVCSQNGIEVLTYSDNAEANLEVEFDGSGRFTEVRLNPKVTIANSDKIELALELHKKANQLCFIANSCNFPILHNPTCEAV; translated from the coding sequence ATGGGATTTAAACATTTATTCAAAGCTGAGGTCAAATGGGCATCTAATACAAGCGACAAGCGACATAATTCTAAAAATCATGAAATTGTGATTGAGGGCAAACCTATTTTGAGTGTCTCAGCTGCAAAAGCTTTTAAAGGCGACCCAGAGTTATACAATCCTGAAGATATGTTACTGAGTAGTCTTGTTTCTTGTCACATGATGTCGTATTTCTATGTTTGTAGTCAGAATGGGATTGAGGTGCTTACTTATTCAGATAATGCAGAGGCTAATCTAGAAGTTGAGTTTGATGGAAGTGGGCGCTTTACTGAAGTTCGATTAAATCCAAAAGTTACGATTGCCAATTCAGATAAAATTGAACTTGCATTGGAGTTACACAAAAAAGCAAATCAATTATGTTTTATAGCCAATTCATGTAATTTTCCGATTTTGCATAATCCAACATGTGAAGCAGTTTAA
- the pyk gene encoding pyruvate kinase has translation MLTNKKTKIVATLGPACGTREIIKDMIEAGVNVFRVNFSHADYEGVKEKINIIRGLNEEFGYTTAILGDLQGPKLRVGVMEEGVVVNDGDVITFTTAEDIIGTAKKVFMKYQNFPNDVNPGERILLDDGKLIFEILTTDKKSEVTAVVIQGGELKSKKGVNLPNTKISLPALTEKDIADAIFAIEQKVDWIALSFVKTPRDLQDLQELIAKHSDVKIPIVAKIEMPEALENMDKIVAYCDALMVARGDLGVELPAHEVPLVQKELIRRAKTARIPVIVATQMMETMITSLTPTRAEVNDVANSVMDGADAVMLSGETAAGNYPVQVIQKMTQIIEAVEDSPLIHVPQNTPQIKTNRFITKTICQQAAIMANTIKAKAICTLTNSGYTAFQISAWRPSAHILVFTSNKRILTQLSLLWGVKSYYYDKDVSTDDTVTDVNQIVKDKGYVVKGDYLINLAAMPIKDKGMVNTVRVSEIE, from the coding sequence ATGCTTACAAACAAAAAAACCAAAATTGTAGCCACACTTGGCCCTGCATGTGGTACTAGAGAGATCATAAAAGACATGATCGAAGCAGGTGTGAACGTATTTAGAGTTAATTTTTCGCATGCAGATTACGAAGGTGTAAAAGAGAAAATCAATATCATTAGAGGACTTAACGAAGAGTTTGGTTATACCACAGCTATACTTGGAGATTTACAAGGTCCTAAACTTCGCGTAGGAGTAATGGAAGAAGGAGTTGTAGTAAACGATGGTGATGTAATCACTTTTACTACTGCAGAAGATATTATCGGTACTGCAAAAAAAGTTTTCATGAAGTACCAAAACTTTCCAAATGATGTAAATCCTGGAGAGCGTATTTTACTTGATGACGGAAAACTTATCTTTGAAATCCTTACAACAGACAAAAAATCTGAGGTTACTGCTGTTGTTATTCAAGGTGGTGAACTAAAATCTAAAAAAGGAGTTAACCTTCCTAATACTAAAATATCTTTACCTGCATTAACTGAGAAAGATATTGCTGATGCAATTTTTGCTATTGAACAAAAAGTAGACTGGATTGCTCTTTCATTTGTAAAAACACCACGTGACTTACAAGATTTACAAGAGTTAATTGCAAAACACTCGGATGTTAAAATTCCAATCGTTGCTAAAATCGAAATGCCTGAGGCATTAGAGAACATGGACAAAATCGTTGCTTATTGTGACGCTTTAATGGTTGCTCGTGGAGATTTAGGAGTTGAACTTCCTGCTCATGAAGTACCATTGGTTCAAAAAGAATTAATCCGTAGAGCAAAAACTGCTCGTATTCCAGTAATCGTGGCAACACAAATGATGGAAACAATGATCACTAGCTTAACACCTACTCGTGCTGAAGTAAATGACGTTGCTAACTCTGTTATGGATGGTGCTGATGCTGTAATGCTTTCTGGTGAAACTGCTGCAGGAAACTACCCAGTTCAAGTTATTCAAAAAATGACACAAATTATCGAAGCTGTTGAAGACTCTCCGCTAATTCATGTTCCACAAAATACGCCGCAAATTAAAACAAATCGTTTTATCACTAAAACAATTTGTCAGCAAGCAGCTATTATGGCTAATACTATAAAAGCTAAAGCTATTTGCACACTTACAAATAGTGGATATACGGCTTTCCAAATTTCGGCTTGGAGACCATCTGCTCATATTTTAGTATTTACTTCTAACAAAAGAATCTTAACTCAATTAAGTCTTTTATGGGGAGTTAAATCATATTACTATGATAAAGATGTAAGTACAGATGATACTGTAACTGATGTAAATCAAATCGTAAAAGATAAAGGATATGTTGTAAAAGGAGATTACTTAATCAACTTAGCAGCAATGCCTATTAAAGATAAAGGAATGGTTAATACCGTAAGAGTTTCTGAAATAGAGTAA
- the purN gene encoding phosphoribosylglycinamide formyltransferase, which yields MKKIIVFASGSGSNAENIIKYFAETQIANVVSVFTNNANAKVIERAKKYHVEVEIFTKTELIESNVLQKVKLIDPDLIILAGFLLQFPKHIIEAYPNKIINIHPALLPNYGGKGMYGMHIHRAIVENKEKETGISIHYVNENYDEGAIIFQEKVALSDTDTAEDVAAKIHELEQKHFPEVIHRLIASLD from the coding sequence ATGAAAAAAATAATCGTTTTTGCTTCAGGTTCAGGGAGTAACGCCGAAAACATAATAAAATATTTTGCTGAGACACAAATTGCAAATGTGGTTTCTGTGTTTACCAATAACGCTAATGCGAAAGTAATTGAAAGAGCCAAAAAGTACCATGTAGAGGTCGAAATTTTTACTAAAACAGAATTAATTGAAAGTAATGTATTACAAAAAGTAAAATTAATTGATCCCGATTTGATTATTTTGGCTGGTTTCTTGCTTCAATTCCCAAAACACATTATCGAGGCATATCCTAATAAAATAATTAACATACATCCAGCATTATTACCTAATTATGGAGGCAAGGGAATGTATGGAATGCACATTCACAGGGCAATAGTTGAAAATAAAGAAAAAGAGACCGGAATAAGCATTCATTATGTAAATGAGAATTATGATGAAGGAGCAATTATTTTTCAGGAAAAAGTAGCTTTATCAGATACAGATACAGCAGAGGATGTAGCAGCTAAAATTCATGAGTTAGAACAAAAGCATTTCCCAGAAGTGATTCATAGATTGATAGCGTCTCTGGATTAG
- a CDS encoding DUF6249 domain-containing protein: MGPQILIPISLFLMIFGIVYLIYSTRNRERLALIEKGVDASIFMKGKNSNTPIWKVLVLNFAFLLIGSGIGIFVALLITTYTSLQDGAVYPATIFTIAGLGLLIGFNKSKDLDKD; the protein is encoded by the coding sequence ATGGGTCCACAAATTTTAATACCAATTAGTCTTTTCCTTATGATCTTTGGAATTGTCTATCTTATTTACTCTACTAGAAACAGAGAACGTTTAGCTCTTATAGAAAAGGGCGTAGATGCCAGTATTTTTATGAAAGGTAAAAACAGTAATACTCCTATATGGAAAGTACTTGTTTTAAATTTTGCCTTCTTGCTAATAGGTAGTGGAATAGGAATTTTTGTAGCTTTACTTATTACAACTTATACCTCTCTTCAAGATGGTGCTGTATACCCTGCTACTATTTTTACTATAGCTGGACTTGGTTTACTTATAGGATTTAACAAATCCAAAGATTTAGACAAAGATTAA